ctcaggtacttcctagatgtgtgaccctgggcaagtcacttaacccccatttgcctagtccttactaactaactcttctgccttggaactgatacttagtattgatctaaagtaagagtttttttttaaatcgataatcaataaatatttattagtacccattgtgtgcctggcactgtgctaagtctaCACTGGCATGATGAGAATACCCTGCACAGCCCCCAGCACATAGAGATTCTGGCCGGCTCCAGGTGGGAGGACCGGGAAGAAGGACCGAAGGCAGAGTAGTAGCAGGGGACTCCGACAAGGAGAACGGGCCAGTTCCAGGGGGGCAGCTCTCTAGGTAAAGCTCCTGAGGGATGGGGCTCTTCTAGAGGGCAGTGCCAGGGTCTCAGGCAGGTGGGCAGGTTCGGATATgtagcagtgtgtgtgtgtgggtaagTACATGTTTATTGTATGTGCATAGTTGTACATAAATGTCTactgtaaatgtgtgtgtgtgtgttgtctggGTAGGGacagtgtgtgcgtgtgtatgaaACCGTAGGGGTGTGTGTACATACTGAGGTTCTGGAGCACTCGGTCCCGCTCGAGCTGGGTGTCCCGGATCTTGTTCTGTAGCAGGATCAGCTTCTCCTCATACTGGTGCTTCAGAGTCTGCAGTCGGCGCTGGCTGTTCTCCAGCTCATCGATCAGCTTCTGCTTGATCTCGATCTCACAGGTCAAGTCGGCCAGGTCAGCTTGGAAGTTCACCTCTGTGTGTGGAGGAGATGGgaatttggggaggggagagagagagagaggcataaGAGAAGGCAGCAACATTGGATAAAGGTCTTGACGCAGGACTCCGGCAAACTTGGGCTCacatctgccctcagacactccctagctgtctgccttagtttcttcagctgtaaaatggggataataatagtacctacacctcccagggttgttgcaaggatgaaatgagatatctataaagagctttgcaaaccctaaaggtactatatgaatgctagctattattattagaaatgtaGGACCTGAGagtagttaggtgactcagtggattgagagccaggcttagagagagggggttctgggttcagatgtgaccacagatatttcctagctgggcgaccctgggcaactcatttaaccctcattgcctagcccttactgctcttttgcctttatgccaatacacaatattgattctaaaatggaagataatagtttaaaaaaaggagggagttggacttgatggGCCCTTCTAGAATTAAGTTTATGATCTATAATCCTGCTTGGTAGCTAGCTCCACCTACCACaagtctcccccctccctcccctctattCAGTCACCAAAGTGCTTTTCCTGACTCTTAGGTCTGGTCTTGTAATACTCtaactcaacaaactccagtggttccctattacttccaggatcaaatccaaaatcctgtttggcattcaaagcccatcATAATGTAGTGATGCTCTCTTCCcctcttggcacatagtagatgctcaatatATGTTTCCTGACTATGGGGTTCTCATTGGCAAGACCAGGTATGACTCTCaatctgatttccttttttttttttaaagccctcaccttccatcttagatgaatactaactattggttctaaggcagaaggctgGGCAcctggagtgaagtgacttgcccagggtcatacagctaggaagtgtctgaagccatatttgaacttaggactttccatctctggacTTGACTGAGTCACCTACTTGTCCCCTActtgatttcttcttgttgagAAAGAAGAGTTCCTGGGTAGAATAAGGGGCTCTTTAGTCTTTGATTTCATGGCTTGGAAGGCTGGAAGGCTGAGCTTCCCTTCCTGGCATGACCATTTCTCACCAATGGCCTCTTTGGGCCCTTCCAGTCCTAAAGCTATCTCTTCAATCTTCCCACAGACCTTCCCATTCCCAGCCCTGGGGGTCAACTAACCCTTCTCTTCAGGATCTGAGTCTGAGT
This region of Gracilinanus agilis isolate LMUSP501 unplaced genomic scaffold, AgileGrace unplaced_scaffold953, whole genome shotgun sequence genomic DNA includes:
- the LOC123256722 gene encoding kinesin-like protein KIF21B, which produces MVLHAQEEEEDRDESGCEEEEGREDEDEDSGSEESVVDSDSDPEEKEVNFQADLADLTCEIEIKQKLIDELENSQRRLQTLKHQYEEKLILLQNKIRDTQLERDRVLQNL